GGTTGTCGCCCTGACTTGGTATTAATTCAACAGTTTCTCCAGCAAAGGTATAGCGGCTGTTGGCGATACGGTTAGCGTAGCGACCAATCGACGCCCCCAGAAATGCAGCCTGTTGCGGGTATTGTTCCGGGCTGGCACACCCAAGTAATGCCTCACGCACGCTACCATCGCTTAGTGGAATACGCGCAGAGAGCAGGGTTGCGCCCCAGTCCATGAGTGTGACCACCATCCCTGCGTCATTGCGCAGGGTGAGCAGGCGAAACGGCTGACCGTCAGGAGCCTGAACAGGAATTTCGTTTAACATTGTCCGGCTCCTTGAGAAGGTTTGCAGACATAGAATGTTTCTTTAATACCAGTTTTTGCTTCGTACTGCTCAGCGACAGCATGCTGTACGGTAGGCACCAAATCTTGCGGGATCAGCGCCACGATACAGCCGCCGAAGCCGCCGCCGGTCATACGCACGCCGCCTTTATCGCCGATGGTCGCTTTGACAATCTCTACCAGTGTATCAATTTGCGGCACGGTAATTTCAAAGTCATCGCGCATTGAGGCATGAGATTCCGCCATCAGTTGGCCCATACGCAGCAGGTCGCCTTTTTCCAGCGCCTGAGCGGCTTCAACGGTACGCGCATTTTCTGTGATGACGTGGCGGACGCGTTTGGCAACAATCGGATCCAACTCGTGGGCGACAGCGTTAAACGCTTCAAGGCTGACATCACGCAGCGCCGGCTGCTGGAAGAAACGCGCGCCGGTTTCACACTGTTCGCGACGAGTGTTGTATTCACTGCCGACCAACGTGCGTTTAAAGTTACTGTTGATGATTACCACCGCGACACCCTCAGGCATAGAAACGGCTTTGGTGCCCAGCGTACGGCAGTCGATCAGCAGCGCATGATCTTTCTTGCCAAGCGCAGAGATCAGCTGATCCATAATGCCGCAGTTACAACCGACAAACTGGTTTTCAGCTTCCTGACCGTTCAGGGCGATCTGCGCGCCGTCGAGTGGCAGATGATAGAGCTGCTGGAATACGGTACCGACAGCGACTTCCAGCGAGGCAGAGGAGCTTAAGCCCGCACCCTGCGGGACGTTACCGCTAATCACCAGATCCGCGCCGCCAAAAGCGTTATTGCGCTTTTGCAGATGTTTCACCACGCCACGCACGTAGTTTGACCACTGCTGGCTGTCATGGGCGATAATCGGCGCATCGAGAGAGAACTCGTCCATTTGATTATCGTAGTCAGCCGCGATAACGCGAACTTTTCTGTCATCGCGTGTCGCACAGCTAATCACGGTTTGATAGTCGATGGCGCAGGGCAGAACGAAACCGTCGTTATAATCGGTATGTTCGCCGATCAGGTTTACGCGACCCGGTGCCTGAATAATATGGGTGGCAGGGTAGCCAAACGTTTCTGCAAACAGAGATTGTGTTTTTTCTTTCAGACTCATTATTTAAACTCCGGATTCGCGAAAATGGATGTCGCTGACTGCACGCAGTCGCTCAGCCGCTTGTTCTGCCGTCAGGTCACGCTGGGTTTCCGCCAGCATTTCATAGCCGACCATAAATTTACGCACGGTCGCGGAACGCAGCAGCGGCGGGTAAAAGTGCGCGTGTAGTTGCCAGTGTTGGTTTTCTTCACCGTTAAACGGTGCGCCGTGCCAGCCCATAGAGTAGGGGAATGAGCACTGGAACAGGTTGTCGTAACGACTGGTCAGTTTTTTCAACGCCAGCGCCAGGTCTGTACGCTGCTCGTCTGTCAAATCAGTAATACGCAGCACATGCGTTTTCGGCAGCAGCAGCGTTTCGAATGGCCACGCCGCCCAGTAAGGCACAACCGCCAGCCAGTGCTCGGTTTCTACGACCGTCCGGCTACCGTCCGCCAGTTCGCGCTGGACGTAATCAACGAGCATCGGTGTGCCCTGTTCGGCGAAATACGCTTTCTGCAGGCGATCTTCACGTTCGGCTTCGTTGGGCAAAAAGCTGTTGGCCCAAATTTGACCGTGCGGATGCGGATTCGAGCACCCCATCGCTGCGCCTTTATTTTCAAATACCTGCACCCAGGGATAGGTTTTCCCTAAGTCTTCCGTCTGCTCCTGCCACGTTTTTACGATTTCTGTCAGCGCAGGTACGCTCAGTTCCGGCAGCGTTTTGCTGTGATCGGGTGAGAAGCAAATCACGCGACTGGTACCGCGCGCGCTCTGGCAGCGCATCAACGGATCGTGACTGTCCGGCGCGTCCGGGGTATCGGA
The Citrobacter arsenatis DNA segment above includes these coding regions:
- the galK gene encoding galactokinase is translated as MSLKEKTQSLFAETFGYPATHIIQAPGRVNLIGEHTDYNDGFVLPCAIDYQTVISCATRDDRKVRVIAADYDNQMDEFSLDAPIIAHDSQQWSNYVRGVVKHLQKRNNAFGGADLVISGNVPQGAGLSSSASLEVAVGTVFQQLYHLPLDGAQIALNGQEAENQFVGCNCGIMDQLISALGKKDHALLIDCRTLGTKAVSMPEGVAVVIINSNFKRTLVGSEYNTRREQCETGARFFQQPALRDVSLEAFNAVAHELDPIVAKRVRHVITENARTVEAAQALEKGDLLRMGQLMAESHASMRDDFEITVPQIDTLVEIVKATIGDKGGVRMTGGGFGGCIVALIPQDLVPTVQHAVAEQYEAKTGIKETFYVCKPSQGAGQC
- the galT gene encoding galactose-1-phosphate uridylyltransferase, translating into MTQFNPVDHPHRRFNPLTGQWILVSPHRAKRPWQGAQETPSKQVLPAHDPDCFLCAGNTRVTGDKNPDYTGTYVFTNDFAALMSDTPDAPDSHDPLMRCQSARGTSRVICFSPDHSKTLPELSVPALTEIVKTWQEQTEDLGKTYPWVQVFENKGAAMGCSNPHPHGQIWANSFLPNEAEREDRLQKAYFAEQGTPMLVDYVQRELADGSRTVVETEHWLAVVPYWAAWPFETLLLPKTHVLRITDLTDEQRTDLALALKKLTSRYDNLFQCSFPYSMGWHGAPFNGEENQHWQLHAHFYPPLLRSATVRKFMVGYEMLAETQRDLTAEQAAERLRAVSDIHFRESGV